In the genome of Dermacentor variabilis isolate Ectoservices chromosome 5, ASM5094787v1, whole genome shotgun sequence, one region contains:
- the LOC142583268 gene encoding cytochrome P450 6a8-like isoform X3, which translates to MPDNDIATNAANMLQAGFETVGITLSNCLFCIAKFQTVQDKIRAETEAVLAKHGEFTYDAISDLQYTAQTILETLRMYAPVIAFTTRRASSDYRYENVLLREGVSVMACSHQVHHDPNLWERPGEFDPERFSPEQKLSRDPLAFQAFGVGPRNCVGMKLAQLEMALVVAKIVHRFRLHLGSKHVNGELKRHTYSIIACPADGVWIRLEKLMHGS; encoded by the exons ATGCCCGATAACGACATTGCTACGAATGCTGCCAACATGCTTCAAGCAGG ATTCGAGACCGTGGGGATCACGCTGTCGAACTGCCTGTTCTGCATCGCCAAGTTCCAGACTGTCCAGGACAAGATCAGGGCGGAAACTGAGGCCGTTCTCGCGAAGCAC GGGGAGTTCACCTATGACGCCATTTCCGACCTACAGTACACTGCACAGACAATACTGGAAACGTTGAGAATGTACGCTCCAGTGATTGC GTTTACAACCAGACGTGCGTCTTCTGATTACCGGTACGAAAACGTGCTTCTGCGGGAAGGCGTGAGCGTCATGGCCTGCAGTCACCAGGTTCATCACGACCCGAACTTGTGGGAGCGACCAGGTGAATTCGACCCAGAGAG GTTCTCTCCCGAACAGAAACTGTCTAGAGACCCACTTGCTTTCCAAGCGTTTGGCGTGGGACCTCGAAACTGTGTCGGCATGAAGTTGGCGCAGCTGGAAATGGCGCTCGTTGTTGCCAAAATCGTGCACCGATTTCGGCTGCATCTTGGTTCGAAACACGTGAAT GGTGAACTGAAACGACACACATACTCCATCATTGCATGCCCCGCGGACGGAGTCTGGATCCGTCTTGAAAAGCTCATGCATGGATCATGA